Proteins co-encoded in one Oncorhynchus tshawytscha isolate Ot180627B unplaced genomic scaffold, Otsh_v2.0 Un_contig_4158_pilon_pilon, whole genome shotgun sequence genomic window:
- the LOC121844104 gene encoding clarin-2-like, whose translation MPSLWKRLTFSFATLLYVLSATLLLVALATERWVSGRILCGTGAELVSANCSELDKFTGHIYYGLFQGQKTRRCGLGNRSTKIYIFPTLVHTLNTGLHVMVIVFLLVAVGFTLLSLSFSIYNARKVPYQSIKGPTGLYIWNTIAGVFGSLAVLCFLAAVRHHRLTERVSNYQENLFHFSILDERLDWSFWLGVASIATHGVVCVVVAMSRIKLPKPQNKKQSEQPTVTAEVLMY comes from the exons ATGCCGTCGCTGTGGAAACGGTTGACCTTTTCCTTTGCCACTCTGCTCTACGTGCTCTCTGCCACTCTGCTGCTGGTTGCCCTGGCGACCGAGCGCTGGGTCAGCGGGAGGATCCTGTGTGGTACCGGGGCAGAGCTGGTCAGCGCCAACTGTTCTGAACTGGACAAGTTCACCGGACACATCTACTACGGGCTGTTCCAGGGTCAGAAGACTAGGAGGTGTGGACTGGGAAACCGCAGCACCAAGATATACA tattccCTACTCTGGTACATACCCTGAACACAGGTCTCCATGTGATGGTGATAGTCTTCCTGTTGGTGGCCGTGGGGTTTACTCTGCTCAGCCTCTCATTCTCTATCTACAACGCGCGCAAG GTTCCCTACCAGAGCATTAAAGGCCCCACTGGACTCTACATCTGGAACACCatagcag gggtGTTTGGGTCGTTAGCCGTCCTGTGTTTCTTAGCAGCTGTCAGACATCATCGGTTAACGGAACGTGTCTCTAACTACCAGGAGAATCTTTTCCATTTCTCCATTCTGGATGAGCGACTGGATTGGTCCTTCTGGCTAGGCGTGGCTAGCATCGCTACGcacggtgtggtgtgtgttgtcgtGGCAATGAGCCGGATCAAACTGCCCAAACCACAGAACAAGAAACAGTCCGAGCAGCCAACTGTCACCGCTGAAGTCCTCatgtactga